Proteins from a genomic interval of Flammeovirgaceae bacterium SG7u.111:
- a CDS encoding helix-turn-helix transcriptional regulator: protein MAGISSKNYILYLVLVFFIPCFSNAEIGIEKVEEGFDVKGSPRVVHFNKSDYKGDLQFWCMAEDESGILYFGNNDGVVIYDGSSWCVVKLPNGSTVRSLLYSSDGKLYVGGVKEIGRLEQDEFGTYKYVSLNNYLRVEDRDFGDVWQIIEVEDQIVFRTFGLIIALSGKKTVTLPASQRFGRISVIEDRLYVVDDWGLKRLTLATFEFENIVPASTYEGHEVSGVLPGRKAGEIMLFTKPGNSYFVNPEKKTISFFKNHLPNFSSDQIFCALKSSKDTYYLGTINSYLLSFEFDGFQLEGSTMISGMQDKTVLGLDETNDGNIWAMLNKGIDCIEIASPVSVLFEGATVLDVRSFKDSLYLATNQGVYMTRLSKDSPIISTSDFKIVDGLEAQAWSLGKYEEKLIVSHDKGVFVLGEKGYYHVEGTNGIWKVIPFKGQEHLYLASAYDGIYILEYTEEEKFVIRNKVEGFEVSSRDIIQLGTSNVFWICESYSGVYKIRIDKELRRISSLEHFTTKNGLPSTFGVNAFPYKGNILFLSRKGIYTFDENTQQFVLYTKLADILDKRAYLRQIFSDNDTTWIADDELGVGYFDEKSGDAVESDLFASLRGSYSKSMELIVPLGNQKVLVGTTDGLYLFDLAVSPPTLEESMVFTQVSYRNEDDSLVYCPLASSKSAPYKFPQQTSSLVFQFASPGLAGNSEKQFSVKLGLADENWSEWSSAPSKEYSHLKAGFYAFKVKSRSIFGGETEEAVYYFEILPEWYQTKGAMGAFVLLVLVGIGLSVILVKRKLKITRKEERERRRLVELELQQMKLEKENELITKDKKQLEEVVINKSKELANYTVLLVGKRELLASMNEELKELKALAKNEKTREKIRLLAKKINTNLQDEKYLHVFDTNFERVHKAFFDDLKATYPSLTQKELRLCGFVKMNLTNKEIAAILNISVRGVETARYRLRKRLDLDHEVNMVEFLEQFSSSGLHEKSNEQE, encoded by the coding sequence ATGGCAGGAATTTCCAGTAAAAACTACATTTTATATCTTGTTTTGGTTTTTTTTATTCCTTGCTTCTCAAATGCGGAGATAGGGATAGAAAAAGTGGAGGAAGGTTTCGATGTGAAAGGAAGCCCAAGGGTGGTTCATTTTAACAAAAGTGACTACAAAGGTGACCTACAGTTTTGGTGCATGGCTGAAGATGAATCAGGCATTTTATATTTTGGGAATAATGATGGCGTAGTCATTTACGACGGGTCGTCGTGGTGTGTAGTGAAATTACCCAATGGATCTACCGTTAGAAGTTTGTTATATTCTTCGGATGGAAAATTGTACGTTGGCGGGGTGAAAGAAATTGGTCGCCTCGAACAAGATGAGTTTGGCACATATAAATATGTGTCGCTCAATAATTATTTGCGGGTAGAAGACCGTGATTTTGGTGATGTATGGCAAATAATAGAAGTGGAAGACCAAATTGTATTCAGAACTTTTGGTCTCATAATAGCCCTTTCAGGGAAAAAGACGGTTACGTTGCCTGCAAGTCAACGGTTTGGGCGGATTAGTGTAATAGAAGATCGATTGTATGTAGTAGACGACTGGGGGCTCAAGCGTTTAACCCTTGCTACCTTTGAGTTTGAGAATATTGTTCCAGCCAGCACTTATGAAGGGCATGAGGTGAGTGGGGTATTGCCTGGTAGGAAAGCCGGTGAAATTATGCTGTTTACCAAACCTGGCAATTCTTATTTTGTAAACCCAGAAAAGAAAACTATTTCGTTTTTTAAAAACCACTTACCCAATTTTTCTAGTGATCAGATTTTTTGTGCGCTAAAGTCATCCAAAGACACATATTACCTTGGAACCATCAATAGCTACCTGCTTTCATTCGAGTTTGATGGATTTCAGTTAGAAGGTTCTACTATGATAAGTGGGATGCAAGACAAGACCGTATTGGGATTGGATGAAACGAATGATGGGAATATTTGGGCAATGCTTAATAAAGGCATTGATTGTATAGAAATAGCCTCTCCAGTCTCTGTTTTGTTTGAAGGGGCTACCGTGCTAGATGTACGGTCTTTTAAGGACAGCTTATATTTGGCTACCAACCAAGGGGTTTATATGACCCGTTTGTCAAAAGACTCTCCAATTATTTCCACATCAGATTTTAAGATTGTTGACGGACTTGAAGCCCAGGCCTGGTCACTAGGCAAATACGAAGAAAAGCTGATTGTTTCTCATGACAAAGGGGTTTTTGTGTTGGGGGAAAAAGGGTATTATCATGTAGAGGGTACCAACGGTATTTGGAAAGTGATTCCTTTCAAAGGTCAAGAGCACCTTTATCTTGCCAGTGCATATGATGGTATTTATATATTAGAATATACCGAGGAAGAAAAGTTTGTCATAAGAAATAAGGTAGAAGGGTTTGAGGTGTCAAGTAGGGATATTATACAGCTGGGCACAAGCAATGTATTCTGGATTTGTGAAAGTTATAGTGGGGTTTATAAAATAAGGATTGATAAGGAGTTAAGGAGGATATCTAGTTTAGAGCATTTTACTACAAAAAACGGACTCCCATCTACCTTTGGGGTAAATGCATTTCCATATAAAGGCAATATATTGTTTTTGTCTAGGAAAGGCATATATACGTTTGACGAAAATACTCAGCAGTTTGTCTTGTACACAAAATTGGCTGATATACTAGATAAAAGGGCCTATTTAAGGCAGATTTTCAGTGATAATGATACTACTTGGATAGCAGATGATGAGCTTGGTGTAGGATATTTTGATGAGAAATCGGGTGATGCTGTTGAAAGTGACCTTTTTGCCTCGCTCAGAGGTTCCTATTCCAAAAGCATGGAATTGATTGTTCCACTGGGAAACCAGAAAGTACTGGTGGGCACAACCGATGGGCTTTATCTTTTTGATCTGGCTGTAAGTCCGCCTACTTTGGAGGAGAGCATGGTTTTTACCCAAGTGAGCTATCGGAATGAAGATGATAGTCTAGTATACTGTCCCTTAGCTTCTAGCAAAAGTGCTCCTTATAAATTTCCTCAGCAGACAAGTTCCTTGGTTTTTCAGTTTGCCTCACCAGGGCTAGCAGGAAATTCCGAAAAGCAGTTCAGTGTAAAGCTTGGGCTAGCAGATGAAAATTGGTCGGAGTGGAGTAGCGCTCCTTCGAAAGAGTATAGCCACTTGAAGGCAGGATTTTATGCTTTTAAAGTAAAATCGAGGAGCATTTTTGGAGGGGAAACCGAAGAGGCTGTTTACTATTTTGAGATTCTGCCCGAATGGTACCAAACAAAAGGGGCGATGGGCGCCTTTGTATTATTGGTGTTGGTAGGGATTGGTCTTTCTGTAATTTTGGTGAAGCGAAAACTGAAGATAACCCGTAAGGAGGAACGTGAAAGGCGACGGTTGGTAGAGTTGGAGCTTCAGCAAATGAAACTTGAAAAAGAGAATGAATTGATCACGAAAGATAAGAAGCAATTGGAAGAGGTGGTGATCAATAAAAGTAAAGAACTGGCTAACTATACTGTGTTGCTTGTTGGGAAAAGAGAGCTTTTGGCTAGTATGAATGAAGAATTGAAGGAGTTGAAAGCCTTGGCTAAGAATGAAAAAACACGTGAAAAAATACGGTTATTGGCAAAAAAAATAAATACAAACCTACAAGACGAGAAATATCTCCATGTGTTCGATACAAACTTTGAGAGAGTACATAAAGCTTTTTTTGATGATCTAAAAGCTACATACCCAAGTCTCACCCAAAAAGAACTTCGACTTTGTGGCTTTGTAAAAATGAACCTTACCAACAAAGAAATAGCGGCTATTTTAAATATTTCGGTGAGAGGGGTTGAAACGGCTCGTTATCGACTTAGAAAAAGGTTGGATTTGGATCATGAAGTGAATATGGTAGAGTTTTTAGAGCAGTTTTCTAGTTCAGGCCTTCATGAAAAAAGCAACGAACAGGAGTGA
- a CDS encoding RNA polymerase sigma-70 factor: MKNENLEKASDEQLFKEIKKGNRKAWELIIKSYYNALFVFILGMVKEKESAEELVQDVFVNIWDKRDKINITTSLKAYLYRAARNHTLNFLKRKKFEMDYHKRLAQTSSNLDNKTEESIHYTELQKHLFKAIEDLPDSCKHIFKMSRYEELTYKEISDVLGVPVRSVHYQIGLALKELRNKLKGLYSKESIPFFALFLVLAQFFPF, from the coding sequence TTGAAAAACGAAAACTTAGAAAAGGCCAGCGATGAACAGCTATTCAAAGAGATTAAAAAAGGGAATAGAAAAGCATGGGAACTCATAATCAAGTCTTACTACAATGCCCTTTTCGTTTTCATACTTGGGATGGTAAAGGAAAAGGAAAGTGCAGAGGAGCTGGTTCAAGATGTTTTTGTGAATATTTGGGACAAACGAGATAAGATTAATATTACGACCTCGCTAAAAGCCTACCTATACAGAGCTGCCAGAAACCATACATTGAATTTTCTGAAGCGTAAGAAGTTTGAAATGGATTATCATAAGCGTTTGGCTCAGACTTCCAGCAACTTGGACAATAAGACCGAGGAGTCTATCCATTATACCGAGCTTCAAAAGCATTTATTCAAAGCGATTGAGGATTTGCCCGATAGCTGCAAGCATATTTTCAAAATGAGCAGATATGAAGAGCTTACCTACAAAGAAATTTCAGATGTGTTAGGGGTACCTGTCAGAAGTGTCCATTACCAAATTGGTCTTGCGCTTAAAGAGCTTCGGAATAAATTGAAAGGATTATATAGTAAAGAATCTATTCCTTTTTTCGCATTGTTTTTAGTGCTGGCTCAATTTTTTCCATTCTAA
- a CDS encoding FecR domain-containing protein, producing the protein MENDQYWTLIAHYLSEEAGEETSSHISRLKKEHPEFEKQLREASMIWNSSKKHNLEPTFSDSEIDAAIEKMSGRLGSDAVEDQATTTHVQLSFKKKRLVFRAAAAVALLMVSVFSLVYVLQSASTPGLEAVALKGETKNIVLPDGTKVLLAPDSKLSYPETFGSVREVNLEGLAYFDVTKNPDKPFVIETAHSLTKVLGTSFAIEAYPEAENETIAVTSGKVSFGDLDGDNTLLLTKDEAAVLSVKNGRVAQMDNLHNELIAWTDSTFAFRKTKVSKVFKTFERYYDVSFVIRDKAILDFSFSADVKDKSLEEALQQMQGVFNFTYKINGKQVTIDQPSK; encoded by the coding sequence ATGGAAAACGACCAATACTGGACACTGATAGCTCACTATTTATCAGAAGAGGCTGGCGAAGAAACCTCAAGCCATATTTCAAGGCTCAAGAAAGAACATCCTGAGTTTGAAAAACAGCTGAGAGAAGCCTCTATGATATGGAACTCGTCCAAAAAGCATAATTTGGAGCCAACATTTTCGGATAGCGAAATTGACGCTGCCATAGAAAAAATGAGCGGCAGACTAGGATCTGATGCAGTAGAAGATCAAGCGACGACTACTCATGTCCAGCTTTCATTTAAGAAAAAGCGTTTAGTCTTTAGGGCAGCTGCGGCCGTCGCATTGTTGATGGTTAGTGTGTTTTCACTGGTATATGTGTTGCAAAGTGCGAGCACACCAGGCTTGGAAGCAGTTGCCTTGAAAGGGGAAACAAAAAACATCGTTTTGCCTGATGGCACAAAGGTTTTACTTGCGCCTGATTCAAAACTTTCTTACCCTGAAACTTTCGGAAGTGTGAGAGAGGTAAACCTAGAAGGATTGGCCTATTTTGATGTGACCAAGAACCCTGATAAGCCTTTCGTAATTGAAACGGCTCATTCTTTAACCAAAGTGTTGGGTACTTCGTTTGCGATAGAAGCCTATCCAGAAGCTGAGAATGAAACCATTGCGGTAACGAGTGGTAAAGTTTCTTTTGGTGACCTAGATGGAGATAATACGCTTCTGCTTACCAAAGACGAAGCTGCTGTACTGAGTGTGAAAAACGGAAGGGTAGCTCAAATGGACAATCTTCATAATGAGTTAATTGCTTGGACTGATAGTACGTTTGCTTTCAGGAAAACGAAAGTAAGCAAGGTTTTTAAAACCTTCGAAAGGTATTATGATGTCTCTTTTGTGATAAGGGATAAGGCTATTTTAGATTTTAGTTTTTCTGCCGATGTGAAAGACAAATCGTTAGAGGAAGCATTGCAGCAAATGCAAGGAGTTTTCAATTTTACTTATAAGATAAATGGCAAACAGGTTACAATAGACCAGCCATCAAAATAA
- a CDS encoding cellulase family glycosylhydrolase, with product MKRHLLLYFAFWSFNPPFFHLKSKISLLVFLLSLSFFNLSHAQFLHTNGKQIVDKNNEEIILRGIGLGGWMLQEGYMLKTSGPQHTIEARVEELIGKEKKEEFYNAWLKNHFQKIDVDSMASWGFNSIRLPMHYKLFTPPIEEEPIPGQVTWNEKGFAMVDSLLDWAEVNELYLILDLHAAPGGQGENADISDYDNTKPSLWESKVNQDKMVALWTKLAERYVNEPYIGAYDIINEPNWGFEDHASDPNGCSEKQNTLLWNLQKRVTEAIRKVDKNHMIIIEGNCWGNNYNGLPALWDDNLVISYHKYWNPNDVSAIQGMLDMRNQRNVPIWLGESGENSNAWFTDAIALLESNKIGWSWWPEKKMGYNNPLEIKINDGYKAIVAYWNGSGNKPSSEDAYTALMGMTENLKLENNIYHKDVVDAMIRQPHSSEALPFKSNKIASSEATVIYATDFDLGRHDVAYHDADYSNTSGSAGGLTWNKGYSYRNDGVDIEACSDQVSNGYNVAWTEDGEWLQYTLNVDSAGAYQVDLRYATQNSGSAIKILVENSDQSGEIELPATGGTQTWATAQIDDLILQKGKQQLKLFIVKGGFNINYFSFQFKKKALK from the coding sequence ATGAAAAGACATTTACTACTATACTTTGCTTTTTGGAGCTTTAACCCTCCATTTTTCCACCTAAAATCAAAGATATCTTTGCTCGTATTTTTACTAAGCCTCAGCTTTTTTAACCTTTCGCATGCTCAGTTTTTACATACCAATGGAAAGCAAATTGTCGATAAAAACAATGAAGAAATAATATTAAGAGGGATAGGACTTGGCGGCTGGATGCTTCAAGAAGGGTACATGCTCAAAACATCTGGACCACAGCATACTATTGAAGCGAGAGTAGAAGAGCTTATTGGGAAAGAAAAAAAGGAAGAATTTTATAACGCTTGGCTCAAAAATCATTTTCAAAAAATAGATGTAGACTCTATGGCTTCATGGGGATTCAACTCTATCAGGCTTCCCATGCATTACAAGCTGTTTACACCCCCAATAGAAGAAGAGCCTATTCCCGGACAAGTTACTTGGAACGAAAAAGGGTTTGCCATGGTCGACAGCCTCTTGGATTGGGCAGAAGTAAATGAGCTGTACCTAATTCTAGACCTACACGCGGCTCCGGGTGGACAAGGCGAAAATGCCGACATCAGCGATTATGACAACACGAAGCCTTCTTTGTGGGAAAGCAAGGTCAATCAAGATAAAATGGTCGCTTTATGGACAAAGCTTGCCGAACGATATGTAAACGAACCATATATAGGAGCGTACGACATTATCAATGAACCAAACTGGGGTTTTGAAGATCATGCTTCTGATCCAAATGGATGTAGCGAAAAGCAAAACACGTTGCTCTGGAATCTGCAAAAAAGGGTAACAGAAGCCATTAGAAAAGTTGATAAAAACCATATGATCATCATAGAAGGGAATTGCTGGGGAAATAATTACAACGGACTACCTGCTCTTTGGGACGACAACCTCGTAATCAGTTACCATAAATATTGGAACCCGAACGATGTATCAGCTATTCAGGGAATGCTCGATATGAGAAACCAGCGCAACGTTCCCATATGGCTTGGCGAAAGCGGTGAAAACTCAAACGCATGGTTCACAGATGCCATAGCATTGCTTGAATCTAATAAAATAGGTTGGTCATGGTGGCCAGAAAAGAAAATGGGCTACAATAATCCACTGGAAATAAAAATAAATGATGGGTACAAAGCTATTGTAGCATATTGGAATGGTTCAGGCAACAAGCCTAGCTCGGAAGATGCTTACACTGCGCTAATGGGCATGACGGAAAACCTAAAGCTCGAAAATAATATTTACCACAAAGATGTGGTAGATGCCATGATCCGCCAACCCCATTCTAGCGAAGCACTACCTTTCAAAAGTAACAAAATAGCCTCTTCTGAAGCAACAGTAATCTATGCTACCGACTTCGATTTAGGCCGCCACGATGTAGCTTACCACGATGCAGACTACTCCAACACAAGTGGCTCAGCAGGCGGCTTAACTTGGAACAAAGGATATTCTTACCGAAACGATGGAGTAGACATTGAGGCTTGTTCAGACCAAGTCAGCAATGGATACAATGTGGCTTGGACCGAAGATGGGGAATGGCTCCAATACACCTTAAATGTTGATTCTGCTGGAGCCTATCAAGTTGACTTGAGGTACGCAACCCAAAACAGTGGTTCAGCAATAAAAATCTTAGTAGAAAACTCAGACCAATCTGGAGAAATTGAGCTTCCTGCTACTGGCGGAACCCAAACGTGGGCAACAGCTCAAATAGATGATCTCATCTTGCAAAAAGGAAAACAACAATTGAAGCTTTTCATAGTAAAAGGCGGATTCAACATAAACTATTTTTCATTTCAATTTAAAAAAAAAGCACTGAAATAG
- a CDS encoding Gfo/Idh/MocA family oxidoreductase yields MINIAFIGAGGISKPHAFALAALPFYYQDAPKFRKIAVASRNPTAKAEFTQSLGFEETISHEELWQREDIDTVYILGPNVVHFAHLQQVLAMKNIKRVYVEKPLCANAEEEQEIEKIIANPPKGVHFQVGFQFLQMPAIQKALGLWKSEDFGNALHFRFVYKHSDYLDKAYRDKRQNRLVPAPEGGAIADLGSHAFSLLLAFIGNEVEVVNALHSGNYEDVPKHSDLYAEVFLKDKKSKAIGTLVASRVSVGTGDLLEFEISGTKGAIRFNTEKPDFYTYHLKGQTEGWVEVPCGSEYESVTSFPSKHVPGGWLRALIHAHYLFLSGSQSSEFLPGLAHGLEVQNLIRKTAKAFR; encoded by the coding sequence ATGATAAATATCGCCTTTATAGGAGCTGGAGGGATTTCCAAGCCCCATGCATTTGCCCTTGCAGCTTTGCCATTCTATTACCAAGATGCACCCAAGTTCCGCAAAATAGCTGTAGCATCGCGAAACCCCACAGCCAAAGCCGAATTCACCCAATCGCTTGGCTTTGAGGAGACTATTTCCCACGAAGAACTTTGGCAGCGTGAAGATATAGACACGGTGTACATCCTCGGACCTAACGTAGTACATTTTGCCCATTTACAGCAAGTCTTGGCAATGAAAAATATCAAACGGGTGTATGTGGAAAAACCACTTTGCGCAAATGCGGAGGAAGAACAAGAAATAGAAAAAATAATAGCAAACCCTCCTAAGGGAGTTCATTTTCAAGTTGGATTTCAGTTTTTGCAGATGCCAGCCATCCAAAAAGCTTTGGGCTTGTGGAAATCAGAAGACTTTGGTAATGCTTTGCACTTTCGCTTCGTCTATAAGCACAGCGACTATTTAGACAAAGCGTACCGAGATAAACGGCAAAACCGCCTTGTTCCAGCTCCTGAAGGTGGAGCTATCGCCGATCTTGGCTCTCACGCTTTTAGTCTGCTATTGGCTTTTATAGGTAATGAAGTTGAAGTTGTAAACGCACTCCACAGTGGGAATTACGAGGATGTCCCCAAGCATTCGGACTTGTATGCAGAAGTATTTTTGAAAGACAAAAAAAGCAAAGCCATAGGAACACTGGTTGCCAGCAGGGTATCTGTGGGCACAGGCGATTTACTTGAATTTGAAATAAGCGGAACAAAAGGCGCAATCCGTTTCAACACAGAAAAGCCTGATTTTTATACCTATCACCTGAAAGGGCAAACTGAAGGCTGGGTAGAAGTACCTTGCGGTTCTGAATACGAAAGTGTGACATCTTTTCCATCTAAGCACGTGCCAGGAGGCTGGCTAAGGGCACTTATCCATGCCCATTACCTGTTCCTTTCGGGAAGCCAAAGCAGCGAGTTTTTACCCGGCTTGGCACATGGCCTGGAAGTACAAAATTTGATTAGGAAAACTGCCAAAGCATTTAGGTAA
- a CDS encoding carbohydrate-binding protein: MNLNKPVDTLSLSTKGFSLKVDDEPVDIIDISQYESNTKTVEISLGKIGTITDQTILTISYEGSHIKAEDGTFLEQFEELSIRNTLPRHFEIPGKIEAESFYINQGLEIEETSDIGGGQNIGYTSAGDYLDYKIIVKDSGEYKIEARIACYSNGGQLEIQQLDTGGQIINSSTLPIPVTGGWQNWQTVSASINLNKGIGTLRALILQPEFNINWLNFSAIRIVNGTEDLDWEEQINIYPNPASTHVSIAIPKNLYHTNNQISIKDTTGKLVYQKDNLTRNEVGKLQISPLPKGIYLVVLRMNTKSWKRKLLIN; this comes from the coding sequence TTGAACCTGAACAAACCTGTCGATACTTTATCCCTTTCAACTAAAGGCTTTAGCTTAAAAGTAGACGACGAACCTGTTGATATTATTGACATTTCACAATACGAAAGCAATACCAAAACAGTGGAGATTTCGCTAGGGAAAATAGGTACTATTACAGATCAAACTATATTGACAATCAGCTACGAAGGCTCACATATAAAAGCGGAAGACGGTACTTTTCTGGAGCAATTTGAAGAGCTTTCCATCAGGAACACCTTGCCTCGTCACTTCGAAATACCGGGCAAGATTGAAGCTGAGAGCTTTTATATAAACCAAGGGCTGGAAATTGAAGAAACATCGGATATAGGCGGTGGCCAAAATATAGGCTATACATCTGCTGGTGATTACCTTGATTATAAAATCATTGTAAAAGATTCAGGCGAATACAAAATAGAAGCAAGAATAGCCTGCTACAGCAATGGAGGACAGTTAGAAATCCAACAGCTCGACACTGGGGGGCAAATCATCAATAGCTCGACGTTACCCATTCCTGTAACGGGAGGGTGGCAAAACTGGCAAACGGTAAGTGCTTCTATAAACTTAAACAAAGGAATAGGAACGCTTAGGGCGTTGATTCTACAACCTGAGTTCAACATTAACTGGCTGAATTTTTCAGCAATAAGGATTGTAAATGGAACAGAAGACCTTGATTGGGAAGAGCAAATAAACATCTATCCTAACCCAGCGAGCACGCATGTTTCTATAGCTATCCCGAAAAACTTGTACCATACCAACAACCAAATTAGCATAAAAGATACCACTGGGAAACTGGTGTACCAGAAAGATAACTTAACAAGAAATGAAGTCGGCAAACTTCAAATCAGCCCTCTACCCAAGGGTATTTACTTAGTCGTATTACGAATGAATACCAAAAGTTGGAAGCGTAAGCTGCTTATCAACTAA